The genomic region CCGGCTGGCCAGTCCAGTGCGCTGCGGTCACCGCCGCCAAGCGTGAAATGAATGCCGGGAAAGGCAAGCGCAATGCGTTTGACGGTTTCGGTGATTGCGTTTGTTTCTGCACGGTCCGACTTCAGAAACTTGCGCCGTGCCGGAACGCGCGAAAACAGATCGCGTACTTCAATAACTGTTCCGGCTGAAAGCGCGCCGGGCTTGACGGGGTGAACGTTCGCATTGTCGACGGAAATCTGCCAGGCATTGGGTTCGTCCTTTGCCCGCGAAAGAATGCGCAATTCTGCAATGGAGCCGATGGAGGGCAGCGCTTCTCCGCGAAAGCCAAGCGTACTGATATCGAGCAGGTCGTTCGCCAGCTTCGAGGTGCAATGGCGCTCAACGGCAAGCGCCAGATCGTTGCGCGTCATGCCGCTGCCATTGTCGGAAATGCGGATTAGCGCCTTGCCGCCTTCCGCCGTAACGATGTCGATGCGGGAAGCGCCGGCATCGATGGCGTTTTCCACCAGTTCCTTGACAACGCTTGCGGGCCGCTCGACGACCTCGCCGGCGGCAATCTGGTTGATCATGGAATCGGAAAGACGGACAATCGCCATGGCTTCTTAATGAAGGCCATTGCCCGGTCTAGTCAATTGCCGGCCCGCAATGGTGAACATCTCTTTTTGCCTTTTGCTTTCGCTCTGCTTTTCAATTCGCTACAGCAGGACTTTGCGTTCACCTGGCGGGTATTCCTCCGTGACACCACTTCAGATCATCATCTATTGCGGCCTGCTGCTCAGCGTGTCTGCCTTCTCCGTCGATATTCTTCTGCCTGCCTTCGGGCTGATGGCGGCTGACCTCAACGCCGACTACAGCGCCATACAGATGGCGGTGCCGGTATTCCTTGCGTTCATCGGCATCGGGCAGCTCTTCACCGGTCCCCTGTCGGACCGGTTCGGGCGGCGTCCGGTTCTGATGTCGGGGCTGGCAGCTTTTGCCGCGGGAACCGTTTTGTGCCTGTTTGCGGAAAATGCGGCCATGCTGCTTGCAGGCCGGGCAGTTCAGGGGCTTGGGGCCTCCGGCGGCCCGGTAGTCGCACGCGCCATTTTGCGTGACCTTTTCTCCGGCCGCCAGCTTGCCGCCAACATCGCCCTGGCAACCATGGTGTTTGCCTTTGGTCCGATCGTGGCACCCCTTGCCGGCGTAGCCTTCATGCAGTTCGGAAGCTGGCGGATGATTTTCGCTGCAATTTTGCTGTTCGGTCTTTTGCTTTTGCTGGTCGGCATGGCGTTCCTGCCCGAGACCATCGCCAGGACCGATCCGCGTGCCACCCGCCTTTCGACCCTGCTTGCGAACGCTGTTGCTGTCATGCGCAACCGGCAGTCGCGGTTTTACGGCCTGCTGCTTGGGCCCGTCATGAGCCTGATGATGCTGATCCTGATTTCCGTTCCCCGCATCTACAGGGAGGAGTTCGCCATTGAGGGCGCACTGTTTGCCGTCCTTTTTGCCATACACGGCATTGGCATCATCATCGGACAGTATTTCAACCGCGCCCTGATCCATCGACGCGGTCCGCAGTTTGCCCTGTTTACGGGCGGCATGATTGCCGTTGCCTCGGTTGCGCTGATGCTGGTTTTCTGGTTCGCCGGTGTGCTCGATGCCTATCTCCTGTCCTTCACCATGATCCTGTTTGCCACCAGTTTTCTGACCATGGCGGCAAACTGCATGGCGTTGTCGCTCGACCCCCATGGCGCCATCGCCGGTTTCGTGTCCTCTTTTGTTGAGTCGGCAAGCCGGCTTTTTTCCGCTGTTTTCTCTGGTGTCATCGCCTTGCTGGTCGGCGGAAGGCTCGACCTTTTCCTGTATGCGCTGATGGCCATCACATTGGCGGTTTTGGGGTTGATTCTCGCCGGTCAAAGGCGCATGTCTTGACGTTAGGTCCTGCTGGCAATCCGGATTTGCGTTTCCGCAGGCAGGCTGCAACCGTCCTCCACCCTTTTTGGGGTAACGGGTGGAATGCACAGCTGAACCGGCGCCACACTACCGCAACACCCGTTCGCCAAAACGGTTTGAACCATCTGGCACTACTCCCGGCGGGCCGTCGGGGACTATACGGGCAGGAATTGGATATCCGTTGCGCGGGAAGTCTGCGATGCCGGCCTCCCGCGGACACTGGCTGATTTCCTGTTTTTTTGGACGTAATCACCATGGCTGGCTTCCGCCCTAGAGATCTGGTAGCATACCTTCAGGGAGTATCCCTGCAGCGCCTGCTGCCATTCCTCGAATGGCGCAGCATGATCAACGGCCAGGCCCTGCGGTCCGATGTCTATGCCGGATTGACGGGGGCCACAATCGTGCTTCCCCAGGCAGTCGCGTTTGCAGCCATTGCCGGCCTTCCGCCGGAATACGGATTTTATACTGCGATGATCACGCCGGTCGTCGCGGCGCTTTTCGGCTCGTCCTGGCATGTGGTCTCCGGTCCCACCACGGCGATTTCCGCACTCGTTTTCGGTGCCCTGTCCGGTTCGTTCGAGCCGGGATCGGGCCAGTGGATTCAGGCGGCCATAACGCTCACTCTTCTGGTGGGAATTTTCCAGCTTGCGCTCGGCCTGGCACGCCTTGGCGCCCTGGTCGACTTCGTCTCCCATTCGGTGATGGTAGGCTTCATGGCCGGCGCTGCCACGCTGGTTGCCTTGAGCCAGATAAAACACGCCCTCGGGATCGAGTTGCCCAGGCCAGACGACATGGTCGATTATGCAGTGGCCGCCTATCACAATGTCGCCGCAACGGATTGGCGCTCGGCCCTGATTGCCTTCATCGCGCTTGCGGTCGCCGTTGTATCGAAAAGGTATTTTCCCAGATTGCCGAATTACCTGTTTGCCTTGCTTGCCGGCTCCTTCGCCAGCGTGGCGTTGAAGGGCGAGGAAAACGGCGTCAATCTGGTCGGTGCCATTCCCTCGGTCTTTCCGGAGTTTTCCGCCCCTTCCTTCAACATCAATCTGATGGGCGATCTTGCCCCGGCAGCCTTCGCCATCGCCCTGGTCGGCCTGCTTGAGGCCGTCTCCATCGCACGTGCCATTGCCATCAAGTCCGGTCAGGAACTCGACGGCAACCAGGAATTCATCGGTCAGGGCGTTTCAAATACCTTTGGAGCATTTTTCCAGTGCTATGCAGCTTCGGGATCGTTCACCCGCTCGGGGCTTAATTACGAGGTGGGCGCTGCAACCCCCCTTGCCGCCATTTTCGCTGCCGCCTTCCTGTTTTTGATCCTGATTTTTGTGGCGCCGCTGTTTGCCTATGTGCCGATTCCGGCAATGGCAGGTGTGATCATCCTGGTCGCCTGGAAGCTGATCGATTTCCGGGAGCTGTGGCACATCATGAACACCAGCCGTGCCGAAACCTCGATTGCAATGATCACCTTCGTTTCGACGCTGTTCATCGATCTTGAGTTCGCCATCTATATCGGTGTGATGCTGTCCTTCCTGATCTTTCTCAACAAGTCGGCGCATCCCTTCATCGGCATCGGTGCCCCGGACCCCAATACGACGCATCGCGTGTTCCGCAATTCCGAAACCCATGGGCTGGTGGAGTGTCCGCAGATGGTGTTCGTGCGCATGGACGGGCCATTCTATTTCGGTTCGGTGGAGCATGTTCGCCGCAAGTTCCGCGAGATCGAGCGCAAGCGCGCCAGACAAAAGCACATGCTGTTCATGGTCAAGGGGGTAGGGGAGATTGACCTGCCCGCTGCCGAACTGCTGATCGAGGAAGCACGCCGCCGCAAGCGCCGGGGCGGCTCTTTCCACGTCCAGGCAAAACAGGTTGCGGCCATCAAGCGCCTTGACCGCTTTCACGTCTCAGAAGCCCTTTCCACCGAACACGTTCACACCTCCAAGGGCGATGCGATCGCCGAGATCGTGCCGGTGCTTGATCAGGATATTTGTGCTACCTGTACGGCACGCATCTTCCGCGAATGCCCACCGCCGCCTGAAGGGTTTCTGCAAGAAGCCGAAAAGAGCGCAACGGAATCCCGGTCCGGCCCAGGACAGAAGCCCGGCCCAGGATCCCAGCCTGACACTGAGCCGAAGCGTGCAGGCACATCCCGGGACAAACCGCCGCGCAAGGAAAGGGCGGATGCTGCCAAGTAGCGCCTTCGTGTGCTGGGTTGCTGCCTGCGCTTCAATCAGGTTTTATTCCGTGCCATTCTGCACGGCAGACCATGAACCATTTTTGCACCAACACGATCATAATGCGGAGAACTGATGATGCTGGCAAATTCCAACGCATATTTGAAAGAAAAGAATCTGATCGGCGGCGAATGGGTGGATGCTGACAGCGGCGAAACGCTGTCCGTCAACAATCCGGCAACGGGTGAGACCATCGGCACGGTTCCCAGGTCCGGAAAGGCGGAAACCGCCCGCGCCATTGATGCGGCGGCTCAGGCATTTGCCACCTTTCGCAAGACCACCGCGCTGGAGCGCTCGAAAATGCTGCGCCGCCTGCATGACGCGATCATGGACAATCAGGAAGCGCTCGCCCAGCTGCTGACCCAGGAACAGGGCAAATCGCTGTTTGAAGCGCGCGGTGAAGTCGGCATGTCCGCCGGCTATGTTCTGTGGTTTGCAGAGGAGGCGCGGCGCAGTTATGGCGATCTTGTTCCCTCTCCCTGGGCCGACCGCCGCATCATGGTAACCAGGCAGCCGGTCGGCGTGATTGCTGCGATCACACCATGGAATTTCCCGTCCTCCATGCTGGCCCGCAAGATCGGCCCGGCCATAGCCGCTGGCTGCACCAGCGTTGTAAAGCCGGCTTCCCAGACGCCATATTCCGGCATCGCCTGGGGCCTGCTGGCCGAAGAGGCGGGCATTCCGCCCGGCGTGATCAACGTCGTCACCGGCTCGGCTTCCGAAATCGGCGGCGAAATCACCCGCAACGCCAAGGTGAAGAAGGTAACCTTCACCGGTTCCACTGCAGTCGGCAAGCAATTGCTCAAACAGTGCGCGGGTACCGTCAAGAAGGTTTCCATGGAACTGGGTGGAAACGCGCCTTTCATCGTCTTCGACGATGCCGACATCGACCGTGCGGTGGAGGGGGCAATCGCCGCCAAGTACCGCAATTCCGGCCAGACCTGTGTGTGCACCAACCGGTTTTACGTTCAGTCGAAGATCTACAACAAGTTCGTCGATAAGCTCGCTGCCGCCGCCGGGGAACTAAAGGTCGGCAACGGGCTTGAAGAAGGGGTGCAGCAGGGCCCGCTGATCGACATGAAGGCGGTGGAAACCGTGGAGGCGATGATTGCCGATGCCACAAAAAAGGGCGGCAAGATCGTCGCCGGCGGCAAGCGGCATGAACTGGGCGGCAGTTTCTTCGAGCCGACCGTCATTGCCAATGCCAAACCGCGCATGAAGTTCACCAAAGAGGAGATTTTCGGGCCGATCTCCCCGGTCTACAAATTCAAGACCGAGGAAGAGGCGATCGACCTTGCCAACAACACCGAATACGGGCTTGCCGCCTATTTCTACACCCGTGACCTGGGCCGTGCCTTCCGGGTTTCAGAAGCCCTGGAATACGGGCTTGTAGGGGTGAATGAGGGGGTGATCACCACGGTGGAAGCTCCTTTTGGCGGCTTCAAGGAATCGGGGCTTGGCCGTGAAGGCGGCCATCAGGGCATCGAGGACTATCTGGAAACCAAATATGTCTGTGTCGGTGGTCTGGGGATGTAGGCAGAGGCCGGTTGCGCGCCGGCCCCTTGCTGATCTTGGATTCAGATCAGGCGTGGCTGATGACCAAAATGCCGGCAACGATCAATGCTGTGCCGAAGAAGAAGGTCGGGTTGAGCTGCTCGGAAAGCAGAAAGTACCCGATGATCGGCACAATGACGAAGCCCGACGCCATGAATGGGTAGGCGCGGGAAATATCGGTTTTGGAGACGGCGATCACCCACAAGAACGAGGCGATGCCGTAAAGCGCCATTGCCCCGATGAAATAAGGGTTGAAGGCGATGCTCCAAAGATCGCGCGCAAGATTGCCGCTTAACTGGCGCCCTGCCATCTTGAACAGGAACTGGCCAAAGGCAATCATCACCGGCACGATGATCAACAGGGCCAGGTCAAGCCGCATGGCTTATTCTCCAGCCCGGGTGCGGGTCATGTTGTAGAACATGCGTTTGATCTCCGCGCGCATGCGGCGAATTGAATCGAGCACCACGCCGGCGGTAATGGTGAGCATCGAAACGATCACGATACCGGTGGCAAGAATTGCCGTGGGCAGCCGCGTTACAAAACCGCTGCGGCTGTATTCGATGATCAGGGGAAACGCTAGTGCGCAGGCAAACAGGATGCCGGCAAGGCCGATTGCCCCGAAAAACCAGAAAGGCTTGTATTCCTTCAACAGCACGATGATCGTCTTGAGGATGCGCAACCCGTCGCGGACCGTTGAAAGCTTGCTTTCGGAGCCTTCCGGCCGGTCCTTGTATTCCAGCGCAAGTTCTGCGACCGGCAGGCGCAGCTGCGACGCGTGGACGGAAAGCTCGGTTTCAATCTCGAAACCGGCGGAGACTGCAGGAAAACTCTTCACGAAACGGCGGGTAAAGGCGCGATAGCCTGAAAAAATATCGCTGAACTCGCGGCCGAACAGGGACGTATAAAGCAGGTTGAACAACCGGTTGCCCGCGGCATGGCCGCGCCGTTGATGATCGGTGTCGGCGCCGATGCGCGCACCCACCACCATATCGGCCCGCTCGTTGATCAGCTTGCTGACCAGAAGCGGCGCATTGGCGGCATCATAGGTGTCATCGCCATCGACCATGATGTAGATATCGGCATCGATCTCGGCAAACATGCGCCGAACCACATTGCCCTTGCCGGGCCGGCTTTCATAGCCGATCACAGCTCCGGCCTTGCTGGCAACAGCTGCCGTGTCGTCGGTCGAATTGTTGTCGTAGACGTAGACGGCGGCTGCAGGCAGCGCCTTCTTGAAGTCCTTGATCACCTTGGCAATCGTCACTTCCTCGTTCTTGCACGGAACGAGGACTGCAATGCGCATTTCCTTTGCCTTTTGCGCTGCCTTGGTCATCTCGGTTTTCTCTGCTTTTGAAAGCTGTAGCATAATTCGCCTGCTGGTTCCGCCCTGCTGGTTCTGCCCTGCTGGTTCTGCCCTGTGTTTCTGATTGTGTTGCCGGTGGCGCCCTGCCAGAGCGAACTCTACGCACATGACAGATGGATTTGTGCGCACACAGTAGCCATTCGCCGTAAATCAAATCTTAAATTGAATAGCCGAATCTGTCCCTGCGCCGAACCGTGAGCCAAATCGATTGCGCCGGCGGCAAATTCAATTGGATCTAAATCATGCTACAGCAGGGACCAAGCGCTACCATCGGCAGTCCGGCGGGCGAAAACCTCAAACCGGCTCGCGTGTCCGTCTTGCGCATGGCCGTATGGATTGCATTGTATTATGCCGCCTGGTTCATCAATCCGCTGACGGCGTTGTTCAGCCAGGGCGCGATGCCTGACCCGGATGATTTTCTGCGTCTTCATCAGGTGCAGAACTGGCTTCAGGGCCAGGCATGGTACGACGTGTCCGTTTCACGGATGAACGCTCCCCTTGGAGCGGACCTGCACTGGTCACGGTTGATCGATGTGCCCATCGCTGCCATCGCCGTCTTGATGGAACCGGTCGCCGGGCAGGCTGTTGCCTTCCGTATCGCCGCCCTGATCTGGCCAGCATTGGTGCTTTTCGCGACCCTGATGACTCTTGTCGCCATCGTTGAGCGCATCTGGCCGTCCGCCAACCGGCTGGTCACGGTGTTCTTTGCGGTCAGCAACATTGCCGCGCTAACCATGTTCGCCCCCGGCAGGATCGACCACCATAACGTTCAGGCCCTGCTGGTGTTTCTTGCCGTATTGGGATTGATTGCTGCAGACAAAAAATGGGGTATTTTGCTGGCAGGCCTTGCCGTCTCCCTGTCCCTCGTGATTGGCCTCGACAACCTGCCTCTTGTGGTTCTGCTGTTCGGCTGCGTGGGACTTGCCTGGGCTTTCGGCATGCCGGACGCAGGAGCCGCCATACGGCATCTTGGACTTTCCGCTTCAGTTTCGTTGCTTGCGCTTTATCCCCTTGCGGTTGCGCCCTCTGCCTGGTTCATCGCACGCTGTGATTCCATTTCGATTGTCTATCTTGCGGCAATGGGTGCAGTTTGCGCAGCCTTTGTCCTGTTGCCGGCGCTGCCGGCAGAAAGGCTCACATCATCGCAACTGGGCAGCACGGTGATTCGCCTGTCAGCCGGCGCGCTTGCTGCAAGCCTGTGCGGGCTTGTTGTCTGGCTCGCCTATCCCCAGTGCATTGGCGGTCCCTATGGCACTTTGAGCGCTGAGTTGACGGCCCGCTGGCTGGCCAGAATCTCCGAAGCCAAGGGGTTGATTGATTTCGTAGAAATGTTCGGCAAAGCGCAGCTTGCCGTCCCCCTTTATCTGGCAATCCTGCTGGTTGCCGGCGTCTGGCTGCGTGTGAAGGGAATAATCGGCAATGCCATTTTGCCCGTCCTCTCCATTCTTGCCATCAGCCTCCTGCTTTCCTTTCTGCAGGTCCGGGCGCTGCGGATCGGGGTTTTCGCAGCGGTGCCGCTCTGCGTCGTTCTGGCGGACCTTGTTCGGCGGCGTATTCTTGCGGCGACCGGAACGGCCAGCCTTTCAAGCACCGCGATGGCCGCGATAGCCTGTCTTCCGCTGCTGACGCCCGTCTGGCTGCTTACTGCCGGTTTTGTTTTCCCAGGTAACAAGCAAACAGTGGTCGCCAATGCTGCTGCGCCGTCATGGCAGAAAGAACGCCCGATTCGCAGGTTCTGCAACCATCAAGGCGATTATGCCGATTTGGCATCCCTGCCCGCCGGTATCGTGATGAACGATCTGGGTTCAGGCCCGCCGATCCTTGTCTTCACACACCATTCGGTGGTCGGCGGCAATTATCACCGCAACGAACAGGCTATACTGGACACACTGGATTTCTTCGCCGCTGATGACGAAACTGCCAGGCAGATTGCAGCAAGGCGCGGTGCCGATTATCTGGTTTACTGTCAGCGCGATCCGCGTACCAATATCTCGCAAACGCCCGCCCGAAAAACAAAACCGGGCGCCTTGGGCATGCGTCTGCGGTCGGGTTCCGTACCCCCATGGCTGGAGCTTGTTTCCCCTTTGGAAGACCGCCTTCGCGTTTATCGCATTCTCCGCTGACCGCGTAACTTCGCCGCCTTCACGGCCTCAACACCGCTGGCCTGAATTTTGGGTACTCGGCGCGAATAGGCTTTGCACTGTGCCTGGCGCCGTGGTAACCACCCTTGCCAATCCGCAGGCCCTGACGTGCATGTCCCGTCGCCTGCCATTCAAGCAGCCGCGGAGCTTCGGCTGTCCCATCCAAAGCGGTTCCTAACAGGTTGGCAATGTCCAGTATTATTCACACTTCCACCGGTGAGATAGCGCTCACCTTCGATGACGTATTGCTGCAGCCGGGCCATTCCCGGGTGATGCCCGGGCAGGTGGATATTCGCACCCGGGTGGCAGATGGCATCGACCTGAACCTGCC from Salaquimonas pukyongi harbors:
- a CDS encoding MFS transporter; amino-acid sequence: MTPLQIIIYCGLLLSVSAFSVDILLPAFGLMAADLNADYSAIQMAVPVFLAFIGIGQLFTGPLSDRFGRRPVLMSGLAAFAAGTVLCLFAENAAMLLAGRAVQGLGASGGPVVARAILRDLFSGRQLAANIALATMVFAFGPIVAPLAGVAFMQFGSWRMIFAAILLFGLLLLLVGMAFLPETIARTDPRATRLSTLLANAVAVMRNRQSRFYGLLLGPVMSLMMLILISVPRIYREEFAIEGALFAVLFAIHGIGIIIGQYFNRALIHRRGPQFALFTGGMIAVASVALMLVFWFAGVLDAYLLSFTMILFATSFLTMAANCMALSLDPHGAIAGFVSSFVESASRLFSAVFSGVIALLVGGRLDLFLYALMAITLAVLGLILAGQRRMS
- a CDS encoding SulP family inorganic anion transporter codes for the protein MAGFRPRDLVAYLQGVSLQRLLPFLEWRSMINGQALRSDVYAGLTGATIVLPQAVAFAAIAGLPPEYGFYTAMITPVVAALFGSSWHVVSGPTTAISALVFGALSGSFEPGSGQWIQAAITLTLLVGIFQLALGLARLGALVDFVSHSVMVGFMAGAATLVALSQIKHALGIELPRPDDMVDYAVAAYHNVAATDWRSALIAFIALAVAVVSKRYFPRLPNYLFALLAGSFASVALKGEENGVNLVGAIPSVFPEFSAPSFNINLMGDLAPAAFAIALVGLLEAVSIARAIAIKSGQELDGNQEFIGQGVSNTFGAFFQCYAASGSFTRSGLNYEVGAATPLAAIFAAAFLFLILIFVAPLFAYVPIPAMAGVIILVAWKLIDFRELWHIMNTSRAETSIAMITFVSTLFIDLEFAIYIGVMLSFLIFLNKSAHPFIGIGAPDPNTTHRVFRNSETHGLVECPQMVFVRMDGPFYFGSVEHVRRKFREIERKRARQKHMLFMVKGVGEIDLPAAELLIEEARRRKRRGGSFHVQAKQVAAIKRLDRFHVSEALSTEHVHTSKGDAIAEIVPVLDQDICATCTARIFRECPPPPEGFLQEAEKSATESRSGPGQKPGPGSQPDTEPKRAGTSRDKPPRKERADAAK
- a CDS encoding NAD-dependent succinate-semialdehyde dehydrogenase, translated to MLANSNAYLKEKNLIGGEWVDADSGETLSVNNPATGETIGTVPRSGKAETARAIDAAAQAFATFRKTTALERSKMLRRLHDAIMDNQEALAQLLTQEQGKSLFEARGEVGMSAGYVLWFAEEARRSYGDLVPSPWADRRIMVTRQPVGVIAAITPWNFPSSMLARKIGPAIAAGCTSVVKPASQTPYSGIAWGLLAEEAGIPPGVINVVTGSASEIGGEITRNAKVKKVTFTGSTAVGKQLLKQCAGTVKKVSMELGGNAPFIVFDDADIDRAVEGAIAAKYRNSGQTCVCTNRFYVQSKIYNKFVDKLAAAAGELKVGNGLEEGVQQGPLIDMKAVETVEAMIADATKKGGKIVAGGKRHELGGSFFEPTVIANAKPRMKFTKEEIFGPISPVYKFKTEEEAIDLANNTEYGLAAYFYTRDLGRAFRVSEALEYGLVGVNEGVITTVEAPFGGFKESGLGREGGHQGIEDYLETKYVCVGGLGM
- a CDS encoding EamA family transporter codes for the protein MRLDLALLIIVPVMIAFGQFLFKMAGRQLSGNLARDLWSIAFNPYFIGAMALYGIASFLWVIAVSKTDISRAYPFMASGFVIVPIIGYFLLSEQLNPTFFFGTALIVAGILVISHA
- a CDS encoding glycosyltransferase, with protein sequence MTKAAQKAKEMRIAVLVPCKNEEVTIAKVIKDFKKALPAAAVYVYDNNSTDDTAAVASKAGAVIGYESRPGKGNVVRRMFAEIDADIYIMVDGDDTYDAANAPLLVSKLINERADMVVGARIGADTDHQRRGHAAGNRLFNLLYTSLFGREFSDIFSGYRAFTRRFVKSFPAVSAGFEIETELSVHASQLRLPVAELALEYKDRPEGSESKLSTVRDGLRILKTIIVLLKEYKPFWFFGAIGLAGILFACALAFPLIIEYSRSGFVTRLPTAILATGIVIVSMLTITAGVVLDSIRRMRAEIKRMFYNMTRTRAGE